The Parolsenella catena region AGCGCTCTCCTTGCCAGCCGCCCCTCCATCCGCTCATCCAAATTACGCGCCCATCGGCCGTCTAGCACGTAATTTTGACGAGCGAACGAACACGCTGCGCTTATACTCATAAGGCACGATGCTGACATGCCGCCGGCCCTCGGGCTGGCGGCTTTTTCATGAAGAAAGGCCCCGCATGAGTTCTCGCGTCTCCCGCCTTGTCCCCGCCTCATACGCTGCCGCCTGCCACGCTACGGCCGCACGCACCCCGCACCTCACGCACGCTCCGCGCCTCGCACTCGCCGCGCTCGACGCGCTATTCCTCGCCGGCACGACCACCTGCCTGTGGTCCGCCCTCGCCACGCCAGCCCTTGCCTACGTGGACCCCTCGGTCATGACCTACACCATCCAGGCCCTCGCGGGCGTGGCCGTGGCGCTCTCCGCGGTTCTCGGCGTGGTGTGGCGCCGCGCCCGCCGCTGGCTGCTGCGCGCCATGCACGTGGACGAGAACGCCGGCAAGGCCGTGGAGCCTGCCGCCCACGCCGTCGACGCCAACGACGCCGAAGCCCACGCCGCCGCAGACGCCGCCGCTCGCAAGCTCACCGAGCCTCGCAAGCCCTTCGCCCCCGCCCTCTCCTGGCGCGCGCGTCTCGTGCTTGCCCTCATCGCCGCGCTCTCGCTCACCTACTGCCTGTTCTTCGTGGCCCCGCTCGAGGTCGTGCTCCCCGGCTCCAGCTCGCTGTCCTTCACCATCGCCAACGTCTGGCTGCCGCTGCTCGGCCTCGTCGCACTCGTCGGCGCCCTCATCGCACTCGCCGCCTCTGCCACGCGCGGGCGCGCCTTTGACGTCATTCTCGCCCTCATCGCCGCCCTCTGCGTCTCCACCCTGCTGCAGGAGGTCGTCCTCAACGGCAACCTCCCCACGGCGGACGGCACGCCCGTGGACTGGACCATCTATGACAAGGTCAACCTCAAGAGCGCCCTCGCCTGGCTCGCCGTCGTCGCGGCGTTCATCGCCCTCGCCCGCCTGCGCCCGCTCGCCTCGCGCGTGGCCTCCGTCGCTGCATGCCTGCTCATCGTCATCGCTCAGTCCGTGGGTCTCGGCATGCTCGGCGCTCAGTACGCAGACGCCCTTGCCCGACCCGTCGTCACCGAGGAGGGCCTCACCACCGTCTCGCCCAAGAGCAACGTCATCGTGTTCATCCTCGACATGTTCGACACCAAGGACATGGATGACGTCATGGCCGCCTACCCAGAGGCCGCAGACGAGCTCACCGGCTTCACCTGGTACCACAACTCGCTGGGCTCGGTGATTCCCACACGCTACGGCGTGCCCTACATCGTCACCGGTCACGACTTTGACCCCACCGCCGGCGAGTTCACCACCGCAGACCTCCAAAGCTGGTTCACCGACCGCAACCTGCTGGACGTCGCCAACGAGCAGGGCTACTCCGTGGGCGTCTACTCGGACTCCGTGACCTACGGTGCCCAGGCGCTTGAGGATAAGACCATGAACGTGCACGAGGTTGCACCCTTCTTCGCGGACTTCCTCTCCTGCGCGCGCACGCTCGGCGGCGTGGGCCTCTACCGAGACCTCCCCAACGCCCTCAAGCCCCTCTTCTGGTTCACCACCGACCAGCTCAACGACGCCGTGGTCCCCACGGACGCCCGCGAACCCCAGAACTCCCCCTACGTCCTCGACGACTCCGCGATGCACGAGCGCTTCAGCCAACCCGTCCTCACGACCACCGATGACTCCACCGGCGGCGCCTATCGCGTCATCCACTGCCAGGGCCCCCACTGGCCCTACATCATGGACGAGAACGGCAACCGCGTGACGGAGTCCCAGGACCACACGGCCCTCGTCAACCAGGCGCGCGGCTCGCTCGGCATCGTGGAGGAGTACATCTCTCAGCTCAAGGACCTCGGCGTCTACGACCAGTCAACGATCGTCATCACGGCAGACCACGGCGTCTGGCCCTGGAACAACGCCCGCCTCAACAAGACCACCTCGCCCATCCTGCTCGTGAAGCCCGCCGGCGCGGACTCCACCCAGCCCCTCCAGACGAGTGAGGTCCCCACCGGCCACATCGACCTGCCCGCCACGCTCGAGTGGGCCGTGGGCGCCTGGGACGGCAGCGCCGCCGACGAGCTTGGCAGTTCCTCCGTCATGGCCAGCAGCACCCCCGTCTTTGAGGTCACGGACGAGGAGCGTCCCCGCTACTTCTACTGGAACAACCATGACGGCAAGCATGACATCACCTTCGTAGAGTACGAGGTGGACGGCGACGCCAACGACCTCTCGGATTGGACGTTTACGGGAAACGAGTGGCCCGTGGACGTCGAGGGCTACAATTGACGGGTTGAGTCCCTGATCGTCTGGAGCGCCCCATGAGAAAGCCGCCCGTGCTGGCAATCGTCGTCCCCTGCTACAACGAGGAGGAGGTCCTCCCCATCACGTGCGGGCTCTTCAAGGCAGAGCTCGACGACCTGCTCGCCAAGGGCAAGGTGGCGCCGGGCTCCCACGTGCTGTTCGTGAACGACGGCAGCCGCGACCGCACCTGGGAGATCATCAGGGAGCTGGCCGCCTCCGAACCCGCCTACCGCGGCTGCTCGCTCTCCCGCAATCGCGGGCACCAGAACGCGCTGCTCGGCGGCCTCATGGAGGCGCGCGGCCACTGCGACGCCACCATCTCGATCGACTGCGACGGCCAGGACGACATTGCCACGATGGAGCAGATGGTCGACGCCTACCTCGACGGCTGCGACGTGGTCTACGGCGTGCGCTCCAGCCGCGAGACCGACACGTTCTTCAAGCGCTTCACGGCGCAGTCCTTCTACCGCCTGCTCGAGTCCATGGGCGTGGAGTGCGTCTACAACCACGCGGACTACCGCCTGCTGGGCGCGGCGGCCCTGGACGGGCTCTCCCAGTTCCGCGAGGTGAACCTGTTCCTGCGCGGCATGGTGCCGCTCGTGGGGTTCAGGTCCACGAGCGTCTACTACGAGCGCCACGAGCGCATGGCGGGCAGCTCCCACTACCCGCTCTCCAAGATGCTGGCGCTGGCCGTCAACGGCATCACGAGCCTGTCGGTGAGGCCCATACGCCTCATCACGTGGACGGGCCTCGCGGTGGCGCTCGCGAGCCTCGTGGCCATCGTGTGGGTGCTCGCGGCCCACGCCTTGGGCGGCACGGTCTCCGGATGGGCCTCCACCACGGCGGCCGTGTTCTTCATGGGCGGCGTGCAGATGCTGTCCCTAGGCGTCATAGGCGAGTACGTTGGCAAGATCTACCTAGAGTCCAAGCACCGCCCGCGCTGGATCATGTCCGAACGCACCTGGGACGAGGACGAGAAGTAGCAACTAATTCCCAACGGGCTCAGACCCTTTGGGACATACGCCAAAAAAAAATTAAGGCCCGAAAGTGTCCACCACTTTCGGGCCCCTCTTTTACTGAGCGTCTCCTGCGTCCAGCCACTTCTTGCGCGAGACAAAGTTCCAAACCATAACGATTGCCGTGGCAAGCACCTTCGTTCCCATAACAGCAAGCGCAGAGTTCCCGAGAACAGCCACGCCAGCGGCCATAATAGCCTCGTTGATGGCCAGGCCGATGAGCGACAGCACAAGGAAGATCACGAACTCCCGCGAGCGGCTCATGTCCTCACGGTGCGTGAACACGTATCGCATGGAGGCCGCGTAGTTAAATACGAGAGACACGCAGAACGAGATACCCGCCGAGAGAACGGGGTCCAACCCCAAAGGCTGTGAGAGGATGTACAGGACGCCGAAGTCGATGACCGTGGCAATGATACCAACGACACCAAACTTGAGGATCTGCTCGATAAGCTTCTTCATACGCATCTCCAGATACGTCGTCAATTCCAACGCATACAAATATACCCTGGTAGATTAGCGAATCTACCAGGGTATATCCACGTAAAATGCCCCTCGTTGGTCAGCGACGTCCTGCTCTCCCACGGACTCACTCCGCAGTACCATCGGCGCTGGGGGGCTTAACTTCCGGGTTCGGAATGGGACCGGGTGTACCTCCCCCGCCATGGTCGCTGACCAACGAGGGGCATTCTGCTGTCAGGGGCCGGCCCGGCCGGGCCCTCAGGGCCGCACAGCGCGCAACGGGAAAAGGCGTGACCGCGCCCGACGACGGGTGACGCACCGCCACCTGGGAAGTCGAGTGATGGAAGAGCTCGGGCTATTAGTGACGCTCGGCTGAGCGCGTCGCCGCGCTTGCACCTGCGCCCTATCGACCTCGTGGTCTACGAGGGCCCTTACCGAAGGGAAGACTCATCTCGGGACTGGCTTCCCGCTTAGATGCCTTCAGCGGTTATCCAGACCGGACTCTGCTACCGGGCGGTGCCGTTGGTCGACAACCCGTGCACAGGAGGTCCGTCCACCCCGGTCCTCTCGTACTAGGGGCAGCCTCCCTCAATCTTCCTGCGCCCACGGAGGATAGGGACCGAACTGTCTCACGACGTTCTGAACCCAGCTCGCGTACCGCTTTGAATGGCGAACAGCCATACCCTTGGGACCTGCTCCAGCCCCAGGATGCGATGAGCCGACATCGAGGTGCCAAACCTTCCCGTCGATGTGGACTCTTGGGGAAGATCAGCCTGTTATCCCCGGAGTACCTTTTATCCGTTGAGCGACGGCCATTCCACTCTGGGCCGCCGGATCACTAGAGCCTGGTTTCCCACCTGCTCGGCTTGTTGGCCTCGCAGTCAAGCCTGCTTACGCTCTTGCACTCTTGAGGACGGTTGCCGACCGTCCCGAGCAGACCTTGCGCGCGCCTCCGTTACTCTTTGGGAGGCGACCGCCCCAGTCAAACTACCCACCAGGCACGGTCCCCCACCCCGGTCAGGGCGTGGGGTTAGGATGCCAGAGCGTCGGGGGTGGTATTCCAAGGGTGGCTCCCCGGGGGCTGGCGCCCTCGGTTCGTTGCCTCCCACCTATCCTCTACGCGACGGTCCGGCAGCCAATGCCTAGCTGCAGTAAAGGTTCACGGGGTCTTTCCGTCCTTCCGCGGGTAAGTCGCATCTTCACGACTAGTGCAATTTCGCCGGGGCCATGGTCGAGACAGCGT contains the following coding sequences:
- a CDS encoding alkaline phosphatase family protein, translated to MSSRVSRLVPASYAAACHATAARTPHLTHAPRLALAALDALFLAGTTTCLWSALATPALAYVDPSVMTYTIQALAGVAVALSAVLGVVWRRARRWLLRAMHVDENAGKAVEPAAHAVDANDAEAHAAADAAARKLTEPRKPFAPALSWRARLVLALIAALSLTYCLFFVAPLEVVLPGSSSLSFTIANVWLPLLGLVALVGALIALAASATRGRAFDVILALIAALCVSTLLQEVVLNGNLPTADGTPVDWTIYDKVNLKSALAWLAVVAAFIALARLRPLASRVASVAACLLIVIAQSVGLGMLGAQYADALARPVVTEEGLTTVSPKSNVIVFILDMFDTKDMDDVMAAYPEAADELTGFTWYHNSLGSVIPTRYGVPYIVTGHDFDPTAGEFTTADLQSWFTDRNLLDVANEQGYSVGVYSDSVTYGAQALEDKTMNVHEVAPFFADFLSCARTLGGVGLYRDLPNALKPLFWFTTDQLNDAVVPTDAREPQNSPYVLDDSAMHERFSQPVLTTTDDSTGGAYRVIHCQGPHWPYIMDENGNRVTESQDHTALVNQARGSLGIVEEYISQLKDLGVYDQSTIVITADHGVWPWNNARLNKTTSPILLVKPAGADSTQPLQTSEVPTGHIDLPATLEWAVGAWDGSAADELGSSSVMASSTPVFEVTDEERPRYFYWNNHDGKHDITFVEYEVDGDANDLSDWTFTGNEWPVDVEGYN
- a CDS encoding GtrA family protein, which codes for MKKLIEQILKFGVVGIIATVIDFGVLYILSQPLGLDPVLSAGISFCVSLVFNYAASMRYVFTHREDMSRSREFVIFLVLSLIGLAINEAIMAAGVAVLGNSALAVMGTKVLATAIVMVWNFVSRKKWLDAGDAQ
- a CDS encoding glycosyltransferase family 2 protein, which gives rise to MRKPPVLAIVVPCYNEEEVLPITCGLFKAELDDLLAKGKVAPGSHVLFVNDGSRDRTWEIIRELAASEPAYRGCSLSRNRGHQNALLGGLMEARGHCDATISIDCDGQDDIATMEQMVDAYLDGCDVVYGVRSSRETDTFFKRFTAQSFYRLLESMGVECVYNHADYRLLGAAALDGLSQFREVNLFLRGMVPLVGFRSTSVYYERHERMAGSSHYPLSKMLALAVNGITSLSVRPIRLITWTGLAVALASLVAIVWVLAAHALGGTVSGWASTTAAVFFMGGVQMLSLGVIGEYVGKIYLESKHRPRWIMSERTWDEDEK